A genomic stretch from Phycisphaerae bacterium includes:
- the groES gene encoding co-chaperone GroES: MARLKITPLDDRIVVEQHEAEDKTAGGIILPQQAKEKPTRGTVLAAGPGKMLDSGNRGKMSVTIGDEVYYGKYSGTEVDVDGKKYTVLRESDVLAIIEK; this comes from the coding sequence ATGGCACGTTTGAAGATTACCCCCCTGGATGATCGTATCGTCGTTGAGCAGCACGAGGCCGAGGACAAGACCGCCGGCGGGATCATTCTCCCGCAACAGGCGAAGGAAAAGCCGACGCGGGGAACCGTCCTTGCGGCCGGGCCGGGCAAGATGCTGGATTCCGGCAATCGCGGAAAGATGTCCGTCACGATCGGCGACGAGGTGTACTACGGCAAATATTCCGGCACCGAAGTCGATGTGGACGGCAAGAAATACACGGTGCTCCGCGAGAGCGACGTGCTGGCGATCATCGAGAAATAA
- the dnaJ gene encoding molecular chaperone DnaJ, whose protein sequence is MATNVAQKRDYYEVLGVSREATADDIKRAYRQAAMKFHPDRASEDPDSDRKFKEASEAYEILADHEKRNRYDRYGHAGLSGFAGHDFSSMRPDDIFSVFGDIFGDIFGGSFGGRRDAGIDLQTELILSLADVAKESERSLEFTRSDYCDHCGGKGAEPGTKVHTCSTCGGYGQVERASGMGFFSTRFVTACPDCRGRGSSFSKACKDCKGTGKMPKHRVVTVKIPAGIHDGQMIRLRGEGEPGEQGGPRGDLHCYIRVKEHPFLQRHGNDLLCDVPITFTQASLGTQLEVPTLDGKTEVTVPPGTQHGEMFRLAKMGLPDIRSRRKGDQVVRVLIEIPQKLSKKQEELLREFVKTEDSRVLPQSKGFLEKLKEFWSTLGE, encoded by the coding sequence ATGGCGACGAACGTGGCCCAAAAACGCGACTATTACGAAGTGCTCGGCGTCAGCCGCGAGGCGACTGCCGACGATATCAAACGCGCTTATCGCCAGGCGGCGATGAAGTTCCATCCCGATCGGGCCAGCGAAGATCCCGACTCCGATCGTAAATTCAAGGAAGCGTCCGAGGCGTACGAGATCCTCGCTGACCACGAAAAACGCAATCGCTACGATCGCTACGGCCATGCGGGCCTGTCCGGATTCGCCGGTCACGATTTCTCCAGCATGAGGCCGGACGACATTTTCAGCGTCTTCGGCGACATCTTCGGCGACATCTTTGGCGGATCCTTCGGCGGCCGGCGCGACGCCGGCATCGATCTGCAGACGGAGTTAATCCTTTCCTTGGCCGATGTCGCGAAAGAAAGCGAGCGGTCACTGGAATTCACGCGCAGCGATTACTGCGACCACTGCGGAGGCAAGGGCGCCGAACCCGGTACGAAGGTCCACACCTGCTCGACGTGCGGCGGTTATGGGCAAGTCGAGCGGGCCAGCGGCATGGGCTTTTTTTCCACGCGTTTCGTCACGGCCTGTCCGGATTGTCGGGGACGCGGCAGTTCGTTCAGCAAGGCGTGCAAAGACTGCAAAGGCACCGGCAAGATGCCCAAGCACCGCGTCGTGACTGTCAAGATTCCGGCGGGCATTCACGACGGCCAGATGATCCGCCTTCGCGGCGAGGGCGAGCCGGGCGAGCAAGGCGGGCCGCGCGGCGACCTGCACTGCTACATTCGAGTCAAGGAGCACCCCTTCCTCCAGCGGCATGGCAACGACCTGTTGTGCGATGTTCCCATCACTTTTACGCAGGCGTCGCTTGGCACGCAATTGGAAGTGCCGACGCTGGACGGAAAGACCGAAGTGACGGTCCCTCCCGGCACACAGCACGGCGAGATGTTCCGCCTCGCGAAGATGGGACTGCCGGACATTCGCTCGCGGCGGAAAGGGGATCAGGTGGTACGGGTCCTGATCGAAATACCCCAAAAACTCAGCAAGAAGCAGGAGGAATTGCTGCGTGAGTTTGTGAAGACGGAGGACAGCCGCGTGCTGCCACAAAGCAAGGGCTTTCTGGAGAAGCTAAAGGAGTTCTGGAGCACCCTGGGCGAATAA
- a CDS encoding nucleotide exchange factor GrpE, which yields MRHKKDNISVDNITVTAPEEVGHFAADVDAADPQKPADVESTAESSTPPRDASIETIESLRIERDQLRDKLLRAQAECANIPKRLHQQHSEALKLAGMGLVRELLPIADNFERSIASMTAEHEKDTVIAGIKLIADQLYKVLRDHGVEPIDAVGKPFDPMFHEAMMSDTTSNLAPGTVTSELQRGYMMHGRVLRPARVTVAAEPPDSSDEA from the coding sequence ATGCGCCATAAGAAAGACAATATCTCGGTGGACAACATTACGGTCACGGCTCCGGAGGAAGTCGGGCATTTTGCGGCGGACGTCGATGCGGCCGACCCGCAGAAACCGGCGGACGTGGAAAGCACAGCGGAATCCTCGACTCCGCCCCGCGACGCCTCTATCGAAACCATCGAGTCGTTGCGGATCGAGCGCGACCAGCTCCGGGACAAGCTGCTCCGCGCCCAGGCCGAGTGCGCCAATATTCCCAAGCGGCTGCACCAGCAGCACTCCGAGGCCCTGAAACTCGCCGGCATGGGGCTGGTGCGCGAACTGCTTCCCATCGCCGACAACTTTGAACGATCGATCGCCTCGATGACCGCCGAGCACGAAAAGGATACGGTCATTGCCGGCATCAAGCTGATTGCCGATCAGCTCTACAAGGTTCTTCGCGATCATGGCGTCGAACCGATCGATGCCGTCGGCAAGCCGTTCGATCCGATGTTTCACGAAGCGATGATGTCCGATACGACCTCTAATCTGGCGCCGGGGACGGTCACAAGCGAATTGCAGAGGGGCTACATGATGCACGGACGGGTGCTGCGGCCGGCGCGGGTGACTGTGGCCGCGGAACCGCCAGATTCGTCCGACGAGGCCTAA
- the rpsL gene encoding 30S ribosomal protein S12: protein MPTINQLCANPRRHEVRKSKSKDLDNSPQKRGVCLIVKTMTPKKPNSALRKVARVRLSNGREVTAYIPGIGHNLQEHSIVLVRGGRVRDLPGIRYHIVRGVLDCASVEDQDKFGVRRNKSRSKYGTKRKKA from the coding sequence ATGCCCACGATCAATCAACTGTGTGCCAACCCGCGACGGCATGAAGTGCGCAAGAGCAAGTCCAAGGACCTGGACAACTCGCCACAGAAGCGCGGCGTCTGCCTCATCGTCAAGACGATGACGCCGAAGAAGCCCAATTCCGCCCTGCGCAAGGTCGCCCGTGTGCGGCTGTCCAACGGCCGCGAAGTGACGGCCTACATCCCGGGCATCGGCCACAACCTCCAGGAACACTCGATCGTGCTGGTCCGCGGCGGCCGCGTCCGCGATCTTCCCGGCATTCGCTATCACATTGTTCGCGGCGTGCTCGACTGTGCGAGCGTCGAAGACCAGGATAAATTCGGCGTGCGGCGAAACAAGTCGCGGAGCAAGTACGGCACCAAGAGGAAGAAGGCGTAA
- the rpsG gene encoding 30S ribosomal protein S7: MAFKKWTNSGKQLRGDAKYNSRLASKFINCMMWSGKKTVSSQIFYKALDAVSRKIADVPPIEIFETAVDNVRPNIQIRSRRVGGSNYQVPMPVNPRRSQSLAIRWILEAARAKKGRPMDQRLASEFIDAFNRQGAAMNTRDNVHRMADANKAFAHFAW, translated from the coding sequence ATGGCGTTTAAGAAATGGACCAACTCCGGCAAGCAGCTGCGCGGCGACGCGAAGTACAACAGCCGCCTGGCCAGCAAGTTTATCAACTGCATGATGTGGAGCGGCAAGAAGACCGTCTCGTCACAGATCTTCTACAAGGCCCTCGACGCCGTTTCACGGAAGATTGCCGACGTGCCGCCGATCGAGATTTTTGAGACCGCCGTCGACAACGTCCGCCCGAACATCCAGATTCGCAGCCGCCGCGTCGGCGGCAGCAACTACCAAGTCCCCATGCCGGTCAACCCTCGGCGCAGCCAATCGCTGGCGATCCGCTGGATTCTCGAAGCCGCCCGCGCCAAGAAGGGCCGGCCGATGGACCAGCGCCTGGCGTCGGAATTTATCGACGCCTTCAACCGCCAGGGCGCGGCGATGAACACCCGCGACAATGTCCACCGCATGGCCGACGCGAACAAGGCATTTGCTCACTTTGCGTGGTAG
- the groL gene encoding chaperonin GroEL (60 kDa chaperone family; promotes refolding of misfolded polypeptides especially under stressful conditions; forms two stacked rings of heptamers to form a barrel-shaped 14mer; ends can be capped by GroES; misfolded proteins enter the barrel where they are refolded when GroES binds), translating to MAVKQMLFDQRACEAASAGLSKLAAAVKVTLGPTGRNVLLQKSWGSPRVTKDGVSVSKEIELPQPFENMGAKMVNEVASKTSDVAGDGTTTAVVLAEAIFREGLKNVSAGANPMLLKRGIDKAVEIAVEQIAKMAVKVKGNWADIAKVGTVSANGDEEIGKMLAAALEEVGQEGVVTIEEGKSLETEKKVVEGMQFDKGYISPYFITDPAEMECVLEDAYILIYEKKISSLRDFIPLLEKIATASKPLLVIAEDVEGEALAALVVNRLRGILKVCAIKAPGFGDRRKAMLGDIATVTGGEFISEDRGLKLENIETNQLGRAKKIVIDKDNTTIIEGAGKKNEVNARADQIRAQIEKTTSDYDREKLQERLAKLTGGVAVIRVGGATEIEVKERKDLVDDAFHATKAAAEEGIVCGGGVALLRCIEPIKNAAKNASGDEKTGMMLIAHALESPARQIAENSGQDGAVVAAEILENKGNYGYDARRGEYGDLVKAGIIDPAKVVRSALQNAASVAGVMLMTNVMVTELKDKDKDQEIPGAVR from the coding sequence ATGGCTGTTAAACAGATGCTTTTCGATCAGCGGGCCTGCGAAGCCGCCAGCGCCGGGCTCTCCAAGCTCGCGGCAGCGGTAAAGGTGACACTTGGCCCGACGGGTCGCAATGTCCTGCTTCAAAAGTCCTGGGGTTCGCCGCGCGTCACAAAGGACGGCGTGTCGGTCTCGAAAGAGATTGAATTGCCGCAGCCCTTCGAAAACATGGGCGCGAAGATGGTGAACGAGGTCGCCAGCAAGACGTCGGACGTCGCCGGCGACGGCACGACGACCGCCGTGGTGCTGGCCGAGGCGATCTTCCGCGAAGGCCTGAAGAATGTCTCCGCCGGCGCCAATCCGATGCTGCTCAAGCGCGGCATCGACAAGGCCGTGGAGATCGCCGTCGAACAGATCGCCAAGATGGCCGTCAAGGTCAAGGGCAACTGGGCGGACATCGCCAAGGTCGGCACGGTCAGCGCCAACGGCGACGAAGAGATCGGCAAGATGCTGGCCGCCGCCCTTGAAGAAGTCGGCCAGGAAGGCGTCGTCACCATCGAGGAAGGCAAGAGCCTGGAGACCGAGAAGAAGGTCGTCGAGGGCATGCAGTTCGACAAGGGCTACATTTCGCCCTATTTCATCACCGATCCCGCGGAGATGGAGTGCGTCCTGGAAGATGCGTACATCCTGATCTACGAAAAGAAAATCAGCTCGCTCCGCGACTTCATCCCCCTGCTTGAAAAGATCGCGACGGCCTCCAAGCCGCTGCTGGTCATTGCTGAGGACGTCGAGGGCGAGGCCCTTGCGGCGCTGGTCGTGAACCGGCTCCGCGGCATCCTCAAGGTCTGCGCCATCAAGGCCCCGGGCTTTGGCGACCGGCGCAAGGCCATGCTCGGCGACATCGCCACCGTGACAGGCGGCGAGTTCATCAGCGAGGACCGCGGTCTGAAGCTCGAAAACATCGAGACGAACCAGCTTGGCCGCGCCAAAAAGATCGTCATCGACAAGGACAACACGACGATCATTGAGGGCGCGGGCAAGAAGAACGAGGTCAACGCCCGGGCCGATCAGATTCGCGCCCAGATCGAGAAGACCACCAGCGACTACGACCGCGAGAAGCTCCAGGAGCGCCTGGCCAAGCTGACCGGCGGCGTCGCGGTGATTCGCGTCGGCGGGGCCACGGAGATCGAGGTCAAGGAACGAAAAGACCTCGTCGATGATGCGTTCCACGCCACCAAAGCCGCGGCGGAAGAGGGCATCGTCTGCGGTGGCGGCGTCGCGCTGCTTCGCTGCATTGAGCCGATCAAGAACGCCGCGAAGAATGCTTCCGGGGATGAAAAGACCGGCATGATGCTCATCGCGCACGCCCTTGAGTCGCCCGCCCGGCAGATCGCCGAAAACAGCGGCCAGGATGGCGCCGTCGTGGCGGCCGAGATTTTGGAAAACAAGGGCAACTACGGCTACGACGCCCGACGCGGCGAATACGGCGACCTCGTAAAGGCCGGAATCATCGATCCCGCCAAGGTCGTCCGCAGCGCCCTGCAAAACGCGGCGAGCGTCGCCGGCGTCATGCTCATGACCAACGTCATGGTCACGGAACTGAAGGACAAGGACAAAGACCAGGAGATTCCCGGCGCTGTCCGATAA
- the groL gene encoding chaperonin GroEL (60 kDa chaperone family; promotes refolding of misfolded polypeptides especially under stressful conditions; forms two stacked rings of heptamers to form a barrel-shaped 14mer; ends can be capped by GroES; misfolded proteins enter the barrel where they are refolded when GroES binds) — MAAKQLTFHEDARAALLAGVEKLSAAVKSTLGPRGRTAILDKGWGAPTITKDGVTVAEEIELSDKYENLGAQLVKEASSKTSDAAGDGTTTATVLAEAIFKEGLRNVAAGSDAMAISRGIAKAVDAVVEALKDQSRPVKADAKNVEDIIRVASISANNDREVGERLADCFKQVGKDGVITIEEGKSLETTVDVVEGMQFDRGYLSPHFVTNPDEMECELEKAFVLVYEEKISNVTKLIPLLEKVSKTKRPLLIIAEDVEGEALATLVVNKLRGILQVAAVKAPGYGDRRKAMLEDIAILTGAKPIFKDLGIELDGVAITDLGQAKKIGIDADNTTIIEGAGSSKDITGRIEMIRREIEVTTSDYDKEKLQERLAKLAGGVAQIHVGAATEAEMKEKKARYEDALHATRAAIEEGIVPGGGVALIRSRSALDKVKTVSHDEEIGVEVIRKALTAPIMTIARNAGVEPGVVLHKVEGKPGAFGFNALTEEYTDLVKDGVIDPTKVVRTALQNASSVARILLSTDCCVTEKPKDKDEGGMPGGHDHDDEMGGMGGMGGMGGMGGMM, encoded by the coding sequence ATGGCAGCAAAGCAACTGACGTTTCACGAGGATGCCCGGGCCGCCCTTTTGGCGGGCGTCGAGAAGCTCTCCGCAGCGGTCAAATCGACTCTTGGCCCGCGCGGGCGGACGGCGATCCTGGACAAGGGCTGGGGCGCCCCGACGATCACCAAGGACGGCGTGACGGTCGCCGAGGAGATCGAGCTTTCGGACAAGTATGAGAATCTCGGCGCGCAGCTCGTGAAGGAGGCGTCGAGCAAGACCTCTGACGCCGCGGGTGACGGGACCACGACGGCAACGGTCCTCGCCGAAGCGATTTTCAAGGAAGGCCTGCGCAACGTCGCCGCCGGTTCGGACGCCATGGCGATCAGCCGCGGCATCGCGAAGGCCGTGGACGCCGTCGTCGAAGCCCTCAAGGATCAGTCCCGCCCCGTCAAGGCCGACGCCAAGAACGTCGAGGACATCATCCGCGTCGCCAGCATCTCGGCGAACAACGACCGCGAGGTCGGCGAGCGTTTGGCCGACTGCTTCAAGCAGGTCGGCAAGGACGGCGTGATCACCATCGAAGAAGGCAAGAGCCTGGAGACGACGGTCGATGTCGTCGAAGGCATGCAGTTCGATCGCGGCTATCTCTCGCCGCACTTCGTAACCAACCCGGACGAGATGGAATGTGAGCTGGAGAAGGCGTTCGTCCTCGTCTATGAAGAGAAGATCAGCAACGTCACCAAGCTGATTCCCCTGCTCGAGAAAGTCTCCAAGACGAAGCGACCCCTATTGATCATTGCCGAGGATGTCGAGGGCGAGGCCCTGGCGACGCTCGTCGTGAACAAGCTCCGCGGCATCCTGCAAGTCGCCGCTGTGAAGGCGCCCGGCTACGGCGATCGCCGCAAGGCGATGCTCGAAGACATCGCCATCCTGACCGGCGCGAAGCCGATCTTCAAGGACCTCGGCATCGAACTCGACGGCGTGGCGATCACCGACCTGGGCCAGGCCAAAAAGATCGGGATCGACGCGGATAACACGACGATCATCGAAGGCGCCGGCTCGTCCAAGGACATCACCGGCCGCATCGAGATGATCCGCAGGGAGATCGAGGTCACCACCAGCGATTACGACAAGGAGAAGCTCCAGGAGCGGCTGGCCAAGCTGGCCGGCGGCGTTGCCCAGATTCATGTCGGGGCGGCGACGGAAGCAGAGATGAAGGAAAAGAAGGCCCGCTACGAAGATGCCCTGCACGCGACTCGCGCGGCGATCGAAGAAGGTATCGTTCCCGGCGGCGGCGTCGCGCTGATCCGCTCGCGCTCGGCGCTCGACAAGGTCAAGACGGTCAGCCATGACGAAGAGATCGGTGTGGAAGTCATCCGCAAAGCCCTGACCGCCCCGATCATGACCATTGCCAGAAATGCCGGCGTCGAGCCGGGCGTCGTGCTGCACAAGGTCGAAGGCAAGCCGGGCGCGTTCGGTTTCAATGCCCTGACGGAGGAGTACACCGATCTCGTGAAGGACGGCGTGATCGATCCGACGAAGGTGGTCCGAACGGCACTTCAAAATGCCAGCAGCGTCGCTCGCATCCTGCTCTCCACGGACTGCTGCGTCACCGAGAAGCCCAAGGACAAGGACGAGGGCGGCATGCCCGGCGGCCACGATCATGACGACGAGATGGGCGGCATGGGCGGCATGGGTGGCATGGGTGGCATGGGCGGGATGATGTAA